Within Vicia villosa cultivar HV-30 ecotype Madison, WI linkage group LG1, Vvil1.0, whole genome shotgun sequence, the genomic segment AATATTTCCACTATGTTTATAACATGCTAAGAGTTAAACGGGAGAGGAAAACAAATCTAAAACTATATATCCCCATAATTTGTCTCGTGGAAGATATAAAAAACGAGGGGAAGAAATGATTAATGTAAAAAGAGTTAAATGTACCAAGAGTTAAATGATTCAAATCCAAGCTCCTTCAATATCTCATTTTATCGTCAGAAAAAGGTAATGTCCTTATATATCACCACAGTTAATTTAGTCAACCGTGGTATAAAGTCTAATTATTTCATCACGATTCATCCTGTCAATCGTGATGAAAAGTGATATTTTTTAAGCATTTAAGCGAAAGTATCTCTCGCTCAGTTCATAAAAGTCATTTCTCTCAAAATAAAACCCTAACACATTTCACTCTTCTATCTCTAAAGAAGACCCTAACATCCATGTCACTCATCACACATACTGCAATCTTCAGATTCATCTTCACTGATCTCCACCTTCAGGTTCGTTCATTAAACTTATGCTCCAATTTCGTTTACATTTCTTGTTAAAAATGATTTCTCATTTTCTCATTTGGTGAATGTTCCATGTAATGATGTTAATGTCAtggtgttttttttatttataggaAAAGTGAATGAAAAAAACCACCTTAACAAAGCGTATACTTTTGCTACGGTACATATGGTTTGTGTTGCTATGAAAAATAATACGAGATGTATGAAGCTATCGTGTAAAATTCATCCACCTTGTATTTACTTTTCATAGTATCATAAATTAAATGAACTTCATCTTTGATTTCAGTTCCACGattattttcaataaaaggtgcgttcttgaaatattttattatattttgtgttgttgtatgttgttgtatATTATGTATGTTATCAGtgttttgtttataaaatgtatgttttttgACGTTGTTGtatgttattattatattgttgatAAATGTTGGTGTATTTTCCtgttgttgattaatgttctcagaacaagaacaaaacattgCTAAGTCTAAAGAGACTTTCTTGTGACTTAACAATGTTTTACTCTTTAAAATTCTTATGCAGATTGTCATAAGATcaagttgagtttattatattgaATGTAGATTGTTTATTTCACTAACCCTTCACtgaaaatacatttatttaaattgacatagaaatttataatttgaaaattaagttgtatttgaaaaccaacttatatcaatcAATGTTTTCTAAATTGCATTCGTCTCATAATTCATATTACGCTCTTTAACCCAGTGGCGGAACCAGAAATTTTAGGGagcctgggcaaaaaatttaCACCTTTGTTTTTACTGATTTTACACCCTATTTCTACTAATTTTTctcttgattttgtctaaaaattttgtccaaaaatttcacaccctgtttttactaattttgtcctTAATTTTATCCATGATGttatctaaaaatcgactattagatGAGGTGTATACAACAAAAGGAGGGGTTGAGCCCGAGCGCATGCCCGGGCTCGCTGGGCTGTAGCTCCGCCCTTGgggaggggttgagcccgggcgcatgGCCAGGCTCGCTGGGCTGTAGCTCCGCCCCTGCTTTAACCTATAGAATGTGTTTCAATGACCTAATTCCTTCATTGCATCGAtatcttctcttatagtttaatttgaataacATAAATTTATTTGCCAAGTTTACCTCATCATCGTCACTTATCATCATGATTTTTATTATGATAAGTCATCAACATAATAATCATGATAAGTGACGATGATGAGGTAAACTAGGCTAATAAATTGATGCTATTCAAATTAAACTAGAAGAAAAATAATCGATGTCATGAAGGACTTAGACCATTGAACGATATTCTAAATGTTAAAGAGTAAGATATGAGTTGTGACATGCATGCACTTCGAAAAATAGtggtttgtttaagttgtttttcaagaatagtttaattttcagattatataCTTCTCCATCAATTTGAATGATTGTATTTCTTTAGTGATATGTGtgaaaaacaaacaatctacatattatataataaactctAGATACTTTCCACAACGGTTATCTATTGTAACCGTGATGAAACATTATTTATATTCCAAATAAATTAGGATTTATGTTCCTCTTGGTCTATTTGAGATTTTTATTcgacttcatttttatttttcttttgtttgtgtgGACTTCTTCTTTCTAATTACACAAAAGTCTTATAATTGGGAggtaaaacaagaataaacacaAAAAATCAGGACTTGTTTGAATggatttttgtttttagttttttaaaactattttgtaaataagttttaGAAAaggaatttgaagaaaaaaaagtttaataatcttccttttaataattattttaaagttgTACAATATTACAAATTTGTCGTTAATGAAAaatataccttttttttttaattttttcttctttttaatctccaaaactaaaaatcaaaaattaaaatctcTAAAacctattttagttttttaatttttaaaactctcacatagaaaataatttttctattattttcaaaattataaaaaatctaaaaaacagtTTTACAAAACTAAAtcaaacataattttatattactactaaataaatttatgagattgaaaatattttaaagtatacGTCATTCTTTCAAATTGTCATATTTATTATCAATTTACTACTTATcctttaattacttattataaatttaatttataaaatttatattgaatTGAGTCTCTTGTTCGTAGAAagattaatatgaataaaatttgataaaaagTCATTTTATTTAAATCTATTTAAGAGTAACTGACAAAATTATAACGCGTGTTTTGATTAACATTTTACTCAATGCCACGATATGATATAACGCGTGTTTTGGCTAATATTTACTCAACCACACACCATAACATAACGCGTGTTTCGGTCAATGTTTGCTCAACGACACAACGTCATATAATGCGTGTTCTGGTAAACATTTATTCAACAACACAACATTATGACATGTCTTTCCATGTTTTTTTACAGACTACAAAGTGTAATTTTTAAGTTATCGTAACTTACCGCcacagttttaaaaaaaagcgAGACATAGAACCAGACACACGCAAATGAAAACAGATCATTTGCAACATTTTTTGTGCTGCCATCTCTCATGTGCCATATTGGCCATTAGATTTAAATCTAATTGTTCaattttctttcacttttttctCTCCCCTCTTTATAGATTAATTTAATGGTTTGGATTTGAGTATAATAGTGAGCAAGAGAGATCTAGCGGGAGAGGATCCTTATCCCACACAAATAACTTTGTtggtttatgaaaaaaaaagaggACATGAAGAAACAAAACTTGATGGCTATGAACAAGTGCTAGAAATGGAAAAGTAAGATTGCATATCAAAATCAATTTCTAGATGAAACAAAATTTCTCAAActcataacaataaaaataatagcaTGAACCAATTCACGCAGTAGAATCTCCTCATCCCCTGTCTCTCTCTCCCACTCTTTCCCACCCTACTCTCTTCACTTTAGCATGATTGGAATCTTCACCGCCACGTGTCACTCCATCTTTCCACGCGCCACTCGCGCGTGATATAGTACCCCTCACTTTCTCTcacttaatatttttaattttattttcctctatttctctctctctctctctagttTTCTCTATATATCAACAAGAGGCAAGATAAAAGAGAACGACTTGggcttttgtttttagttttcatttttcatttttctattttttttttctcgtaaattttcttcttctttctctttctctgccTCCGTCGACTCTTCACCCACAGTGTTCTTCAATTCAACCCTCCTTCGTAACCATGAAACCTCTTCTCTCTTAACCAAACCAggtatatctctctctctctttatacTCGCAACAACTCTATGTGCGTGTCTGCGCGTGTCTTTatatatacatacacatatattACTATATATCCGTTTTCATATATATAAGTGCTTTCTTCACGTTTTCTTTATTTCCAATCCGCAACTTGCGAATCGTTCTATAACCATAACGACCCATTTTTGCAGCTTCGTGAGGCTCTCATCAGGTTCTTCTTCTGCTTCCATGGAGGTAACCAACCAAcactataaaattattatttttttaatattttatttcgtGCTTTACTTGTCGTACAATTTTAATGTAGTTGAATATATCTTCGCGTAGTAAATAACACGAATTTTCGTGGATCATATTATTTAAGTTCGTACTCTGAAAAATGAAAACCTATAGTTGTTCGTGTTTCGGTGCTGTTAttattatacatatatattaaattattatgtttgtttcgtgttattttttcattttctttgttgTTCTGAGTTCTGTTTTCTGGTTTGAATAAATTGCGGCGCTTTTTTGTAATCGAGAGTAATGTGCTTGGTAGGTTTTCATGCATTTGTGTAAAGTTTTCAACTTTGGATTCTGGGTTTTACTTTTGTTTCGAGATAATGGATCTGGTTTATTCATTTCTTCTTAGTTTGTTGCAGATACTGCTCTGCCTCAGTTTTCCTCTGCATACTTCcttcaacatataaacatatataGCTTCTTTGATTCTCATTATTGTGATTTTCTCTTGTTGTTACTGTTCTTATGAGTTCATTTTCtggtttgagtttttttttttaaaatatttttttttttctgttccTAAATATTGTTGTTTAATTTGGGAATTTTGTAGTTATGCctgtatgatttatttatttggttttttaagtaatattaaataatatttgtattcatAGTCGGATTCAAGTGATTAATGAACTTCATGGTCGAATCCCTAGGGAGAATCTGAGGTTTAGTACTGCATTACTGGTGCCTTCACCGGTGAGAACCAGAGAACCAGAGGGTTTAGACCAAAACAAAATCCTTGATAagatttttcttctatttttaatataaattataaattttctaaattttttttctcattaGTTTATATTTCTCCTGTTTTGCTGATTGGAACCATGTATGATTTTAATAaggaatatttataaataaactttATCATGTTGAAACATTTTTGACCATAGGTTGATTTATGTTTACTCACAGCTGGAAGAAAGTGTTTGTTTCTGTTGGTACTTCATTACAAAAACATCATCAGGTTGAAAATCTTAAACCTTGCATGATAAACATGTTTAAATTTTTTGTCAGGTGAATGCAGTTCAAGTTAATAACAACCTAGCGAATGGTATCGATGAGCAACGAGATGAACAATCACTTTCTCCGGAAAGGTCCAATGCATATAATGTGTTCGGTGATCCGGATCCCGACTTATCTCCCCGGGTGGGTGAGGAGTACCAGGTTGAAATTCCTGCTTTGATTTCAAAATCCGAGTATTGTTTGATTGGAAGGAATGCCGACGAGGCAGAAAGTACTCTTCTTAACTTTGAAGTAGGATTACCTATTCCAATTATATGGATAAAGGATGGAGCAGAGAAGATCAACACCGATCCACCGAAAAATGAATGCAAGTTGAATCCTAAACTTGAGGCTATTGGCAGTACATTGTTCAATAGAAAGAATTCTAATATGCAGCAGGAAACAAAGATTGGGATGCAAGAGGAGGATAGACATAAAGGGCAGATTCTGGTTCCGGGTTCTCGAAGTGACAACTGGACTGAAGTTGAAGAGGCCGGTTTCGTCCTTGGTTTGTATATATTCGGGAAGAACCTCGTTCAAGTGAAAAAATTTATCGGCAATAAGAAGATGGAGGATATATTGTCATTCTATTATGGGAAATTTTATAAGTCCGACAAATATCAGAGATGGGATGGATGTAGGAAAATGAAAAGCAGGAAACGCGTTTTCGGGCAAAGAATTTTCACTGGACAAAAGCAAAACGAGCTTTTGTCTCGTCTACTACCGAATGTATCAAAGGAATGTCAAAAGAAATTACTTGAGGTACAGACTTAAACAATTCCGAagtttatgtcattttaattttaatatcgcTGTTTCTCTACTGTCATAGTATTTGCTACGAACATGTTATAACTTTTTTCAGTTCAATTGTTTCGTAGGCATCGAATGCATTTGTAGAGGGAAAAATGCTTTTAGAAGAATATGTTTTAACTCTAAAAGCTTCAGTTGGGATCAATGCACTTGTTGAGGGAGTAGGAATTGGTAAAGGGAAACAAGATCTTACAGGTATCTCTATTGATTCTGTAAAGTCCACTCCAGCTGTTCCATTTCGCCCTGAAATACCGGCTGGTAAAGCATGTTCAATGCTTTCAACTTCAGAGATAATAAGCTATCTAACTGGTGACTTCAGATTAAGTAAAGCTCGAACAAGCGATCTCTTTTGGGAAGCTGTTTGGCCTCGTCTACTTGCCAGAGGTTGGCACTCAGAGCAGCCTAGATGTTATAACTATTCGGTTACTTCTAAGAATCCTCTGGTCTACCTTGTCCCCGGAGTTAAAAAGTTTTCAAGGAAGCTTGTGAAAGGGAATCACTATTTCGATTCCCTATCTGATGTCCTCAACAAAGTTGCGTCCGATCCTGAGCTAATTGATCTCGAGAAAAATGTGGATGATGACTTCACAAGCAAGGAAGGAAACCGGTGGACAAAAGATACAAAACTGGATACTGAAGATTCCCCGGCTGATCAGCCGCGTCATTGCTACCTCAAGGTAAAAACTCCAAATGACAGTGCAGATGTAATTAAATTCACTGTTGTGGACACAAGTCTTGTGAGCGAAAAAACGAGGAATGTGAAAGAAGTGAAAAGCCTACCATCTGGAGTTTTAACAGCTTCTAGTTTGGAAATTGATTCAAGTGATGAAAATACCTCAGAAGAGGAGAAAACAAGCGAATCTGAGTCTGTAAATGGGACATGCTTAGATAGCCGGAAGAACAATATTACTAAAGCCGGTAAACTTAACACTGTTAAGGGCGAATCTTCAGACTTGACTGGTCTTGAAAGCAAGCCTTCAAAAGAGAAGCTTCCAAGAAGCAACATGGCCTGCACTAGTGTATCAGCTGCCTCGATAGACCTGAAGACGGACTTCTTGgataacaaaaagagaaaagacgGTATGAAGTGTCAATCACCCCCGAGAATGGTATCTGATAACATAGCTGATCTGGTCCCTATTACGAAGAAGAGAAGGAGATTAACTGCATGTAGCCGTGCAAAGACAAACGGAAGCACGGCTAATTTCTTTGGGGCTCCTCCGAGAGTTAAAGAAGAGGAGGCCAGTTTCTGTGGGGATCAAGACAACTCAAAATACAGGAAGAATGCAACTGCTGATTTTTTGGCTCCTAGAGTAAAACAAGAGAAGTGTCCTTACAATCCAAAATCTAGTGATAGTGTTCATTCATCTGCAGAGAAGTTAATTCCACCTCAGGA encodes:
- the LOC131631570 gene encoding uncharacterized protein LOC131631570; the encoded protein is MEVNAVQVNNNLANGIDEQRDEQSLSPERSNAYNVFGDPDPDLSPRVGEEYQVEIPALISKSEYCLIGRNADEAESTLLNFEVGLPIPIIWIKDGAEKINTDPPKNECKLNPKLEAIGSTLFNRKNSNMQQETKIGMQEEDRHKGQILVPGSRSDNWTEVEEAGFVLGLYIFGKNLVQVKKFIGNKKMEDILSFYYGKFYKSDKYQRWDGCRKMKSRKRVFGQRIFTGQKQNELLSRLLPNVSKECQKKLLEASNAFVEGKMLLEEYVLTLKASVGINALVEGVGIGKGKQDLTGISIDSVKSTPAVPFRPEIPAGKACSMLSTSEIISYLTGDFRLSKARTSDLFWEAVWPRLLARGWHSEQPRCYNYSVTSKNPLVYLVPGVKKFSRKLVKGNHYFDSLSDVLNKVASDPELIDLEKNVDDDFTSKEGNRWTKDTKLDTEDSPADQPRHCYLKVKTPNDSADVIKFTVVDTSLVSEKTRNVKEVKSLPSGVLTASSLEIDSSDENTSEEEKTSESESVNGTCLDSRKNNITKAGKLNTVKGESSDLTGLESKPSKEKLPRSNMACTSVSAASIDLKTDFLDNKKRKDGMKCQSPPRMVSDNIADLVPITKKRRRLTACSRAKTNGSTANFFGAPPRVKEEEASFCGDQDNSKYRKNATADFLAPRVKQEKCPYNPKSSDSVHSSAEKLIPPQEVNYLAHFPTQETKKLAEPLPNLGSFICRESVPGTSSSGSREQPRKPQPRTMIDLNLPVSPEVDVDESFVNEMTEIEKADTSKESSEVSAGTNVELVDHSEQQPDVQSRRTGTVDHSEQQPDVQARRTGTRNRPPTAKVLEAFSFGYLDKKEKRVRSRDSSGSKASRRVRHKAEGSSSGVVADSGKEERANFACNGNGSTGRKGDVLYTGFNNDVL